GTTGTTGAAGCTGTTGATTTACCAGTACTGTCTACACAGTACTGATTACCAGCAATTGTAGCAAAGGCTGACCATGCTGTTGTTGAGGCGAAGCAAGTAAGAGTTGCGCCTGATTGGCTAGTGACACCAGCAACCAAGTTTGCCAAACCACCAGTTGCAGCAGATGCTGAGAACTGTCCGGATGTACAGTTTGCAGCTGTCCCGTAGGCATTGTTGTTGTTACTGTAGTACAACTCTGCCTGAGCGCGCATGTTTGAGAGCTGAGCCTGGACTGCGGCTGCCTGACCTTTTGAACGAGCGGATGTAAGAGATGCCAAAACGACTGATGAACGGATACCGATGATGGCGATGACCACCCAGAGTTCAATCAATGTAAAACCTGAAGGTGTTTTTTT
This genomic stretch from Candidatus Paceibacterota bacterium harbors:
- a CDS encoding type II secretion system protein, producing the protein KKTPSGFTLIELWVVIAIIGIRSSVVLASLTSARSKGQAAAVQAQLSNMRAQAELYYSNNNNAYGTAANCTSGQFSASAATGGLANLVAGVTSQSGATLTCFASTTAWSAFATIAGNQYCVDSTGKSTASTTETGAMITANANLCI